One region of Marivirga arenosa genomic DNA includes:
- the leuS gene encoding leucine--tRNA ligase: MSEYQFRETEKKWQTYWEENKVFKAADDFSKPKYYTLDMFPYPSGAGLHVGHPLGYIASDIVARYKKQQGFNVLHPMGFDSFGLPAEQYAIQTGQHPAVTTEQNIKRYIEQLKNIGFAYDWDREVRTSDPSFYKWTQWIFMQLFNSWYDLVDDKARHILVLEEHFEKTGNQLVKAACDEDVESFSAEDWFNFSDEKKQEILLKYRIAYLSEAVVNWCPALGTVLSNDEVKDGFSERGGHPVERKKMMQWSMRISAFADRLLRGLEDLDWPEPVKEMQRNWIGKSVGAQLAFRLEDSDEKIEVFTTRIDTIYGVTFMVLAPEHDLVEKITTDEQRKEVEEYVNVAKNRSERERMTEVKRVSGAFTGAYAIHPFTNEKIPVWIGDYVLAGYGTGAVMAVPSDDDRDKAFAEHFELPIVEVVDEHDKIINSDFLTGLSIKDAQMKAIDYMRDKGIGYAKINYRMRDAIFSRQRYWGEPVPVYFKNGIPYLLEEDQLPLELPEVDKYLPTEDGEPPLARANNWKTEDGFELEKSTMPGWAGSSWYMFRYMDANNKDHFVDENKQKYWQNVDLYIGGSEHATGHLLYSRFWTKFLYDLGFLSVDEPFQKMINQGMIQGRSNFIYRVEGENKFVSHGLKDLYKTQALHVDVNIVDNDVLDIEAFKKWRPENENAEFILEDGKYICGAEVEKMSKSKYNVVNPDDVIEKYGADTLRLYEMFLGPLEQFKPWNTNGIDGTHKFLKKFWRLFHDAEGNFKVNDSEPSKQELKALHQAIQKAEYDIENFSFNTSVSTFMICVNTLTDLKSNNRAVLSDLVRIIAPYAPHICEELWHLLGNEGSVSEAGWPQFNPDFVKEDEHTYPVSVNGKHRDNMTFALETPKEEIEKAVLENPKVQKWIDGKPIKKMIIVPKKIVNVVV, from the coding sequence ATGTCAGAATATCAGTTCAGAGAAACCGAGAAAAAATGGCAAACCTACTGGGAAGAGAATAAAGTATTTAAGGCAGCAGATGATTTTTCTAAGCCTAAATATTATACTTTGGATATGTTTCCTTACCCATCAGGAGCAGGTTTACATGTTGGCCATCCTTTAGGTTATATTGCTTCAGATATTGTAGCCAGATACAAAAAGCAGCAAGGTTTCAATGTATTACATCCAATGGGCTTCGATTCTTTCGGACTTCCTGCTGAACAATATGCTATTCAAACGGGTCAACATCCTGCTGTTACCACTGAGCAAAACATTAAACGATATATTGAGCAATTAAAAAATATAGGTTTTGCATACGATTGGGATAGAGAAGTAAGAACTAGTGACCCGTCTTTCTATAAATGGACTCAGTGGATATTTATGCAGCTTTTCAATAGCTGGTATGATTTAGTGGATGATAAGGCTAGACATATATTGGTACTTGAAGAGCACTTTGAAAAAACAGGGAACCAGTTAGTAAAAGCTGCTTGTGACGAAGATGTGGAAAGTTTCTCTGCTGAAGATTGGTTTAATTTTTCAGATGAAAAGAAACAAGAGATATTACTAAAATACCGAATAGCTTATCTTTCAGAAGCAGTGGTGAACTGGTGTCCGGCTTTAGGTACAGTGCTTTCAAATGATGAGGTTAAAGATGGATTTAGTGAAAGAGGTGGACATCCAGTAGAGCGTAAAAAGATGATGCAGTGGAGCATGAGAATTTCTGCTTTTGCTGACCGATTATTGCGAGGACTTGAGGATTTAGATTGGCCGGAACCCGTTAAAGAAATGCAAAGAAACTGGATTGGTAAATCAGTTGGGGCTCAATTAGCATTTCGGTTAGAAGATAGTGATGAAAAGATTGAAGTTTTCACCACAAGAATAGATACTATCTACGGTGTCACCTTCATGGTTTTGGCACCAGAACATGATCTAGTTGAAAAGATAACAACTGATGAACAGAGAAAAGAAGTTGAAGAATACGTAAATGTGGCTAAAAACAGATCAGAGCGTGAGAGAATGACGGAGGTGAAAAGAGTTTCCGGAGCTTTTACGGGGGCCTATGCTATTCATCCTTTCACTAATGAAAAAATACCAGTTTGGATCGGAGATTATGTATTAGCTGGTTACGGTACTGGAGCAGTGATGGCTGTACCATCTGATGATGATAGAGACAAAGCATTTGCAGAGCATTTTGAGCTTCCAATTGTTGAGGTAGTTGATGAACATGATAAAATAATCAATTCAGATTTCTTAACGGGCTTAAGCATTAAAGATGCGCAAATGAAAGCTATCGATTATATGCGCGATAAAGGTATTGGGTATGCTAAAATAAATTACCGTATGCGTGATGCTATTTTTAGTCGTCAGCGCTATTGGGGGGAGCCCGTTCCAGTATATTTCAAAAATGGAATTCCATATTTATTAGAAGAAGATCAATTGCCTTTAGAATTACCTGAGGTGGATAAATATTTACCAACTGAAGATGGTGAGCCACCATTGGCAAGAGCCAATAACTGGAAAACTGAGGATGGTTTTGAATTAGAAAAGAGTACTATGCCAGGTTGGGCTGGTTCAAGCTGGTACATGTTCCGCTATATGGATGCTAACAACAAAGATCACTTTGTGGATGAAAATAAGCAAAAATACTGGCAGAATGTAGACTTATATATTGGGGGTTCTGAGCATGCTACGGGTCATTTATTATACTCGCGTTTCTGGACTAAATTTCTTTATGATTTAGGTTTCCTAAGTGTTGATGAACCTTTCCAAAAAATGATTAATCAGGGAATGATCCAGGGGAGATCTAATTTTATATATAGAGTTGAAGGCGAGAATAAATTTGTTTCTCATGGCTTAAAAGACCTATATAAAACTCAAGCACTTCATGTTGATGTGAATATTGTAGACAATGATGTATTAGATATTGAAGCATTTAAGAAGTGGAGACCTGAAAATGAAAATGCTGAATTCATATTAGAAGATGGTAAATACATCTGTGGTGCTGAGGTTGAGAAAATGTCCAAATCCAAATACAATGTAGTGAATCCGGATGATGTGATTGAGAAGTATGGAGCGGATACTCTTCGTTTGTATGAAATGTTCTTAGGACCATTAGAGCAATTCAAGCCTTGGAATACAAATGGTATTGATGGAACTCATAAATTCTTAAAGAAATTCTGGAGATTATTCCATGATGCAGAGGGTAATTTCAAAGTGAATGATTCTGAACCTAGCAAACAGGAATTAAAAGCATTACACCAAGCTATTCAGAAAGCGGAATATGATATTGAGAATTTCTCTTTTAATACATCAGTTTCTACTTTCATGATATGTGTCAATACGCTTACTGATTTAAAATCAAATAATAGGGCAGTTTTAAGTGATTTGGTTAGAATTATTGCACCATATGCACCACATATTTGTGAAGAATTATGGCATTTATTAGGGAATGAAGGTAGTGTTTCTGAAGCGGGCTGGCCACAATTTAATCCTGATTTTGTAAAAGAAGATGAGCATACTTATCCAGTTTCAGTTAATGGGAAGCATAGAGACAATATGACTTTCGCTTTAGAAACTCCAAAAGAAGAAATTGAAAAGGCAGTGCTTGAGAATCCTAAGGTTCAAAAATGGATTGATGGGAAGCCTATCAAGAAAATGATTATCGTTCCTAAAAAGATTGTTAACGTAGTAGTTTAA